A single Oceanivirga salmonicida DNA region contains:
- a CDS encoding transketolase, giving the protein MNSTKKFANEIRIEVLKMLNNLGFGHYGGSMSVIETLAVLYNDIMKYDPKNPNWEERDYFVLSKGHAGPALYSTLALKGFFDKKELLSLNVNGTNLPSHPDRLKTKGVDVTTGSLGQGISIATGIAKGLKILNKSNKVFCIIGDGEAQEGQVWEAMQFIAHNNLNNMIVFIDYNKKQLDDELNVICEPFSFEEKAKAFGLSSITVKGNDIDSIRNACNMRTDKPLVIVLDSIKGQGVKFLETLKSNHHLRINNESKEKLEKELFELESEVF; this is encoded by the coding sequence GTGAATAGTACAAAGAAATTTGCAAATGAAATAAGAATTGAAGTTTTAAAAATGCTTAATAATTTAGGTTTTGGGCATTATGGTGGAAGTATGTCAGTGATTGAAACTTTAGCAGTACTATATAATGATATTATGAAATATGACCCTAAAAATCCTAATTGGGAAGAGAGAGATTATTTTGTATTATCTAAAGGGCATGCAGGACCTGCTTTGTATTCTACATTAGCACTTAAAGGTTTTTTTGATAAAAAAGAGTTGTTATCTTTGAATGTTAATGGGACTAATTTACCTAGTCATCCAGACAGATTAAAAACAAAGGGAGTAGATGTAACTACAGGTTCATTAGGACAAGGAATTTCAATAGCGACTGGTATAGCCAAAGGTTTAAAAATATTAAATAAATCTAATAAAGTATTTTGTATAATAGGTGATGGCGAAGCACAAGAAGGACAAGTTTGGGAAGCCATGCAATTTATTGCACATAATAATTTGAATAATATGATAGTTTTTATAGATTATAATAAAAAGCAACTAGATGATGAATTAAATGTAATATGTGAACCTTTCTCATTTGAGGAGAAAGCAAAAGCATTTGGGCTATCAAGTATAACTGTTAAAGGTAATGATATAGATTCTATAAGAAATGCATGTAATATGAGAACAGATAAACCATTAGTGATTGTTCTTGATAGTATTAAAGGGCAGGGAGTCAAATTTTTAGAAACATTAAAATCTAATCATCATTTAAGAATAAATAACGAAAGTAAAGAAAAACTTGAAAAAGAATTATTTGAATTAGAAAGTGAGGTATTTTAA